The sequence TTGTGCTTAACAACCTTCAAGCAtcgtaaaaatttaaaattaagtgTAATTTATTTGCATTTCGCTTACATAACCCATCCTCTCTATTGTTTGTGCAGCTCACTGTTTACAATTATAATGGAGGTCCTTGCTATCGATGCCTGTTCCCTACCCCACCACCTACAACAGCATGCCAAAGATGTGCAGACAGTGGAGTCCTGGGAGTAGGTAATTGAGCATGTTTAACGCTTTCACTGAGTTTTAGTTGATGTTTCCAAATTTCGTAGTATGGGGTGAAGTCATTTTACGTGCCATCCCTTTTTAGTGTAATTGTGCATATCCTCTTTCAAATGTAAAAAAATTGGTTAAGATGATAATGTGAGATTTTTTGTTTTGTAGCTTGAAAGTAgtctttttattctttttttcttttcttcctttcttctttttggTTGTGTAGCTCGGGTTCATTTTACATGATGTTTGCTTTAGACATCATACTCGGAGTTAATTAAATCATGAAAACTTGTTCCACTCAACTTCAAGAATTTTCTGTTGAGAGATTGATAGAATCCTTCTCTCTTCTCTTTTAAGCACACCCAAACTTGAATTGTTTTCAGAGTCTGACCCTTCGCCTTGTCAgagagattaggatttcaaagAGAAAATTGTGTACTCTTGAGAAgttaaatattgtttaagcaTCCTCCTTTCATTGGTATTTGATCTTGATactttttatttatatacaGTACCAGGCTTTATTGGGTGCCTCCAGGCGTTGGAGGCTATTAAAGTTTCTGGTGCTGTTGGTGAACCACTTTCAGGACGGATGCTTCTGTTTGATGCGCTTTCTAGTCGAATTCGTGTTGTATGTACCTGTTAAGATGCTGTTCTTCAGTTTCTTCAGTTTAAAACCTCTTTCATAACCTTCTGAATTTGTTGGGAGCTATCTGTCTGTTGTTTACCCACCCTTCAATTTAATATTATTCTCTTAACTATGAGCACTATTAGTATTCTTCAACTTTGAGAAATAAGACCTGTAGAATGATCAGTTATCTTCATTCAACAATAAAATTATGTGTTCTCATGTCCTTGTCCTGGGCAATCGTTGTACCTGTAAGGTAAGGTTCTTTTGAGCAGTCGTTTTCAATTCCTTTCTTCTTAGGAGatgcatgattttttttaatcaagatGCATGATTTGTGTATACATTAAAACGCACATTGTTACCTGCCAAAGTTCACTATGCATAAACTAACTTCCAAATCTCATAGCAACTGCAACATTTGACACTTGTGCTGTAAAACCTGAAAAGAAGGTTTGCAAGTTGTTCGGGTTGGATGCATCTCAAGCTTAACTTGCCATTTTATCAGCTGCATAAATTGGGCGATCAAACTTAGAATTCAACCCACTTACCCATTTTCTATCCCCTTCTGTAGAGTTCATTTGAGTTTTGTTTTGTTGTACAATGAATTCCCTGTTTTTTGGAATGTTTTCAGTATTAAACAGTTACTAACTCGTGCAAAATATCTTGTGTATGCCCTCAACTGGTGCTACTTCAATTTAAGGTTAAAATTAGGGGAAGATCATTGCAGTGTGAAGCCTGTGGAGAGGCTGCAACACTGACATCAGAGCAATTTCGCGAATTTGACTACGAAAAGTTCACCCAATCTTCACTATCAACGGTGTGCATCttctttgtttattttcttATGTGGTGTCTGTCTCCTTGTGCAGAATTTTTGAACTAGGGAAAAAAGTTGGCCCCGCTTGAAGTGCCTAATGAGCTTTAGTCATAGCTAATTTTAATCACTGAGCCTTCCCTTTGCATCTGGAGTCGTTAACATTCCATTGCACTGCTGATCATCTATCCAGCTCCCATCATTTGCTATAGATACTACTCCATTTATGGATTTATTCCACGTAGAGTAAACTAAGCATGTAGTCACTCACATATGTTTATTCCCATTCATTGCAGACTCCATTGAAGTTAAACTTACTTCCAGCGGATGCTAGAATAACTAGCAAGGAGTACAATAATAGAATTTTGAAAGGTGAAGCACATGTATTGTTGGATGTGAGGCCATCCCATCACTACAAAATCATCTCTCTCCCCAAATCCTTGAACATCCCTCTCGCAAATTTGGAGGGCCGGTTACCTGAAATTTCTACAGCATTGAGAAACGAGGAAGACAATGATGAGAAGGGTAGTGCTCGTTCAAGCCCTTCTTTGTATGTCATTTGCAGACGAGGCAATGATTCTCAGAGGGCGGTTCAATACCTGCACAAGAATGGGTATACTTCTACTAAAGACATAATAGGAGGGCTCGAATCATGGGCACATGACGTTGATCCAAAGTTCCCGACTTACTAACAATTCTCGCACCTGAAATCCTGTATGTTTAAATTTGTTCCCGTTCACTTAGCTATAGAAGATGCAGTAGTGCAATGGTTTCCGTGATGGAAGTTGAATTTTAAAGCATTTAAGTACTacattgtttgtttgtttgtttcttCACCTAGCAATTTaggggtgatcacggtgcggtttGGACggtattttcataaaattcaaatcGAATTGCTATGCACTGTTCGGTTTCAAATATAGTTTTTAATTGCGGTTTTTCATGTAAATGTTGATATACGGTTTGGGACGGTTTTGGGCGGTTtagtaattttttaataaagaaaaatgatcATCAAGTAgacaaaataagttttttttagtA comes from Henckelia pumila isolate YLH828 chromosome 4, ASM3356847v2, whole genome shotgun sequence and encodes:
- the LOC140862966 gene encoding adenylyltransferase and sulfurtransferase MOCS3-like is translated as MDSNAIADIRREIESLEVAKSQIEHRISSLQARLNTEEQGKQTHFDGQLSADMIYRYSRHLLLPLFGVEAQANLLKNSVLVIGAGGLGSPALLYLAACGVGRVGIVDHDVVELNNLHRQIIHTEAYIGRSKVESAAAACRAINSTVQIVEHQEALRTSNALEIISKYDVVVDATDNVPSRYMINDCCVVLGKPLVSGAALGLEGQLTVYNYNGGPCYRCLFPTPPPTTACQRCADSGVLGVVPGFIGCLQALEAIKVSGAVGEPLSGRMLLFDALSSRIRVVKIRGRSLQCEACGEAATLTSEQFREFDYEKFTQSSLSTTPLKLNLLPADARITSKEYNNRILKGEAHVLLDVRPSHHYKIISLPKSLNIPLANLEGRLPEISTALRNEEDNDEKGSARSSPSLYVICRRGNDSQRAVQYLHKNGYTSTKDIIGGLESWAHDVDPKFPTY